The Euphorbia lathyris chromosome 3, ddEupLath1.1, whole genome shotgun sequence genome contains a region encoding:
- the LOC136221557 gene encoding biotin synthase, mitochondrial, with amino-acid sequence MFSIRSILRPQQLRPSSLYSWHSSYSSSAASIQAEKTINQGPRTNWTREEIRDVYDSPLLDLLFHGAQVHRHAQNFREVQQCTLLSIKTGGCSEDCSYCPQSSRYKTGVKAQKLMMKDDVMEAAKRAKEAGSTRFCMGAAWRDTVGRKTNFNQILDYVKDIREMGMEVCCTLGMLEKQQAEELKQAGLTAYNHNLDTSREYYPNIITTRSYDERLKTLEHVREAGINVCSGGIIGLGEAEEDRVGLLHTLATLPAHPESVPINALLAVEGTPLADQKPVEIWEMIRMIATARIVMPKAMVRLSAGRVRFSMPEQALCFLAGANSIFTGEKLLTTPNNDYDADQLMFKVLGLIPKAPSFPEEEEIASEAENCREAVSSSG; translated from the exons ATGTTTTCAATTAGATCAATCCTTCGTCCTCAACAACTTAGACCCTCTTCTCTATATTCATGGCATTCTTCATATTCTTCATCAGCTGCTTCAATTCAGGCTGAGAAAACCATAAATCAAGGTCCAAGAACTAATTGGACCCGTGAAGAAATCAGAGATGTTTATGATTCTCCACTTCTCGATCTCCTTTTTCACGGA GCTCAAGTTCATAGGCATGCTCAGAATTTTAGAGAAGTGCAGCAATGCACACTTCTTTCTATTAAGACTGGTGGGTGTAGTGAGGATTGTTCTTATTGTCCTCAATCTTCAAGGTATAAAACTGGTGTTAAAGCCCAAAAACTTATGATGAAAGATGATGTTATGGAGGCAGCCAAAAGG GCAAAAGAAGCCGGTAGCACACGTTTCTGTATGGGTGCTGCATGGAGAGACACAGTAGGAAGAAAAACCAACTTTAACCAGATCCTAGATTATGTAAAAGATATAAG GGAAATGGGCATGGAGGTTTGCTGCACCTTGGGCATGTTGGAGAAGCAGCAGGCCGAAGAACTCAAGCAAGCTGGCCTTACAGCTTATAATCATAATCTTGACACCTCAAGAGAATATTACCCCAACATTATTACTACAAGATCATATGATGAACGGCTGAAAACACTTGAACATGTGAGAGAAGCAGGAATCAATGTCTGCTCAG GAGGCATAATAGGGCTTGGAGAAGCCGAAGAAGACCGGGTAGGCCTGCTACATACACTTGCAACACTCCCCGCTCACCCCGAGAGTGTTCCCATCAACGCTCTGTTAGCTGTAGAAGGCACTCCTCTTGCAGATCAGAAG CCAGTTGAAATATGGGAGATGATTCGAATGATTGCTACAGCACGAATAGTGATGCCGAAAGCAATGGTGAGGTTATCAGCTGGACGAGTCCGTTTTTCAATGCCTGAGCAGGCACTCTGCTTTCTTGCTGGTGCAAATTCAATCTTTACTGGTGAGAAGCTGTTGACTACTCCTAACAATGATTATGATGCTGATCAACTCATGTTCAAAGTACTGGGTTTGATCCCAAAAGCTCCTAGTTTTcctgaagaggaagagatagcTTCGGAAGCAGAAAACTGCCGGGAAGCTGTCTCTAGTTCAGGATGA